The Amycolatopsis camponoti genome segment TCCCGCCGGTGAGCAGGATGCTGGAGCCATCCAGCTCGGACATCGTTGACCTCCGCGGTTCGGTGACTGTGGCCGTCGGCCATCATGTCACCCATGTGCGCAGCGCCCGTGGTCAACGCCGTCATCCAGGCCCGGTCGACGTCGACCAGGCTCCCCGGCAAGGTGCTGCGCCCGCTCGGCGGCCGCAGCGTGCTGGGCTGGGTCGTCCGGGCCGCGGCGGCCGCACCCGGCGTCGACCAGGTCGTGGTCGCGACGTCTTCGGACGCTTCGGACGACGACGTCGCTTCCGAAGCCGCCCGCTGCGGGGCTCTTGTGGTTCGCGGCCCGCTCGACGACGTCCTGGAGCGGTTCGCGGTCGCGGTGCGCGAGCACCCCGCCGACGCCGTGATCAGGCTCACCGCCGACTGCCCGCTGCTGGACCCGTCGCTGATCGGCCAGCTCGTGACGCTGTGGCGGGCCCAGCCGTCGCTGGACTACGTGAGCACGACGCTGGTCCGGACCCTCCCGCGCGGCTTCGACGCCGAGCTGGTGCGGGCCGCTGTGCTTCTCGAGCAGGTTTCCAGCGCGACGGGCGCGCACCGCGAGCACGTCACCTCGGGCATCTACTCGCAGCCCACGCGCTATTCGTGCAGTGGTGTCGTCGTGAGTCCGGCGGCCGACGACCTGCGCGTGACGTTGGACACCGCGGAGGACTGGGCTGTGCTCGAAGCGCTCGTGGCCGAGCTGGGGGACGGCGTCGGCGACTGGCGCGCGGTGGTCGCGCTGCTGCGGTCGCGGCCGGAGCTGGTGGCGCTGAACGCGCACGTCGAGCAGAAGAAGGTCGGTTCGTGAGGCTGCTCCTGCGCGCGGACGCGTCGGCGTCGATCGGCGCCGGGCACGTCGCGCGGATGGTCGCCTACGCCGAGCGCGCGGTGGCGCGGGGGTTCTCGGTCGCGTTCTCGGGCCGGGTCGACAACGCCGAATGGCTCGCCTCGCGGTTCGACGAGCTGGGCGTCGCGCGTGTGTCCTTCGACGCTTCCGGGTTCGACGCGGTGGTCGTCGACCACTACGGCCTCGGTGACCTGCGCGAAGAGGTCAACGCGGCGGGCGCGCAGCTCGTCTCGATCGAGGACGACGTGTTCGGGCGCCGGCCCGCGGACATCGTCGTGGACTCGGGCTTCGCGGTTTCCGCCCGGCCTGACGACGGCTCGGACGTCTTGCTGAGGGGAATCGCGTACGCGCCGCTTCGGGACGTCGTGCGGGCTACGCGCCGAGTGCCGTCCGGGCCGCCGCCGCGCGTCACGGTGGCCCTGGGCGGCGGCGACCAGTGGGCGTCCACAGTCGGGTTGCTGCTTCGCGCGCTTCGCGACACGGAACTGCCGTTCGCGGCGGACGTCCTGGTGCGCGGCGAGCCTTCGCTCCCCGCGCTGCTTCCGGGCCAGTCGATCCGGGTTTCGCCACCGAGCCCGGCGCTGCTGGAGCTGTTCGCGACGACCGACGTCGCGGTGAGCGCGGCCGGCGTGACGTTCGTGGAGTTGTGCTGCCTCGGCGTCCCGACGGCGGCGGTGCGGCTGGTGGACAACCAGGAGCCGGGCTACCGGGCCGCCGTGGAGCTCGGCCTGACGGCCGGTCTCGGTCCCGCGGAGTCGTTGGCGGAGCGGCTGCCTTCGGTGACGGCGGTGCTGCGTTCGCTGTTGTCCGACCCGGCACTCCGGGAGCGGTTGTCGGCCGCGGCGTCGTCCACAGTGGACGGACGTGGGGTGGATCGGGTTCTGGATCGTCTCGAATCGAGGACCGGATCTGTCCGCGATGCTTCCTATCGTTGAGGCATGACCATCACCCCGTTCCGTGTGGACATCCCGCAGGCCGACCTCGACGACCTCCGCGCGCGCCTGGCGAACACACGCTGGCCCGACCAGCCCGCCGACGCCGGCTGGCGGCTCGGTGCGCCGGTGGATTACGTGCGTGAGCTGGCCGAATACTGGCGCACGGGCTTCGACTGGCGGGCGCAGGAGGAGCGGATCAACGGCTTCCCGCAGTTCACGACGACGATCGACGGCACGAAGGTCCACTTCCTGCACGTGGTCTCGCCGGAGCCGTCGGCGACGCCGGTGCTGCTGACGCACGGCTGGCCGGGCTCGATCGTCGAGTTCCTGGACATCATCGGCCCGCTGACGGACCCGCGCGCGTACGGCGGCGATCCCGCGTCGGCGTTGACGGTGGTGGTCCCGTCGATCCCGGGCTACGGCTTCTCGGGCCCGACGCCGACCCCGGATTGGGGCCCGGACCGGATCGCGCGCGCGTTCGCCACCTTGATGACCCGCTTGGGCTACGAGCGATTCGGCGCCCACGGCGGCGACTGGGGCGCGACCATCTCGCGGGAGCTGGCGGTCCAGTTCCCGTCGCGGTTGCTGGGGATCCACGTGACGATGCTGGCGTCGGCGGTGGTGCGGACCCCGTCGGACCTGGCGGAGCTGCCGGACCAGGAGGCCGGCCGCCGCTCGCTGGAGAAGGGCCAGGCGTTCTCGGCGTCCGGAACGGGCTACGCGATCATCCAGGCGACCAAGCCGCAAACGCTTGCGTACGGCCTCCACGATTCACCGGCCGGGCAGCTGGCCTGGATCGCGGAGAAGTTCCGGTCGTTCTCGAACACGGCGACGGACCTGATCGACCGCGACGACCTGCTGGCGGACGTGTCGATCTACTGGTTCACGGAGACGGCCAACTCCTCGGCGCGGTTGTACGCGGCGTTGAGCGGAGGCTGGGGAGCACCGCCGGCACCGAACACGGTCCCGACCGGAGTGGCGGTCTTCCCGGACGACATCGGTCTGCCGATCCGGGCGCTGGCGGAGAGGACGGACAAGATCGTCCACTGGACGGAGTTCCCCCGAGGCGGGCACTTCCCGGCGTTGGAGGAACCGGACGCCTTGATCGGCGACATCCGGAAGTTCTTCACCGAGCTGCGCCCCTGAGGGCCAGGGGGCCGGACAGCAGCCCCCGCCCTTCCCTGGGGGGCGTCCCCTTGGCCAGTCTATCGGTGCCCTCGGACAAAACTGCCGGAACGCGAGTTGTCCACAGGGGTTGTCCACATCCCCTCGGGTCTGTGGACAACCCCGGGACAACCGTCAGAGGTACTGGCCCGTCCCCGAGATCCCCGGCCCGTGCCCCTCGGGCCCGTGCCCGGCCGCCGAAGGCCCGGCCGGCAACCCCCGCCGCATCTGCTCCAGCTGCACTCGAGCCGCCATCTGCTGGGCGAACAGCGCCGTCTGGATTCCGCTGAACAACCCCTCGAGCCACCCCACCAGCTGAGCCTGCGCGATCCGCAGCTCCGCGTCCGAAGGCGTCGAGTCGTCCGTGAACGGCCGGACCAAGCGCTCCAGCTCGTCCTGCAGCTCCGGGGCCAGCGAAGCCGCCAGCTCCTTCACCGATGTCTGGTGGATCTCGCGGACCCGGGTGCGGGACGCGTCGTCCAGCGGGGCCGCGCGGACCTCCTCCAGGAGCTGCTTGATCATCGTGCCGATCCGCATCACCTTGGCCGGCTCTTCGATGAGCTCGCCCACCGCCTCGGCGTGCTCCGCGCCGTCGACAGGTGAACCATCGGAGCCGACTACCACCACGTGGGGTGAAGATTCCTGATCGGGGTCACCGGCTGTGAAGTTCGGCTCGGTCATGTGCTCCATCCTGGCTCGCCTTCGACACGCTCCGCGACACCTGCGGGGTGTCCGTCTCCGAGCGTAGCGGCTATCGGGGTTCCCGGTGGCTCTCCACCCAACCCCGGACGCACGGCGAAACCGCACGTCCGTACGGTGTCCCCATGGCGTTCGACGTCGCTCGTATCCGTGGGCTCTTTCCCGCGCTGGGTGACGGCTGGATTCACTTCGACGGCGCCGCCGGAATGCTGGTCCCGGAACAGGTCGCTTCGGCCGTTTCCACGGCGATGCGCGCCCCGGTGTCCGGGCCGGGTGGAGCGTTTCCGGCCTCACAGCGCGCGGAAAGCATCGTGACCGCGGCCCGCCGGGCCGTGGCCGACCTGGTCGGTGCCGACCCGGCCGGTGTCGTGCTCGGGCCGAGTTCGCCGGTGATGCTGCGTCGCCTCTGCGACGCGCTCGCCGAGCGCTGGACCATCGGCGACGAAGTCGTCGTGTCGAGGCTCGACGAACAAGCCAACCTCGCGCCGTGGCAACGCGCCGCGAAGCGCGTCGGTGCCGTCGTGCGGTGGGGCGAGATCGACATCGAGACCTGCGAACTGCCCGCGTGGCAGTACGAGCAGCTCGTCTCGGCGCGCACGAAGGCCGTCGCGGTCACGCTCGCGTCCGGTTCCGTCGGCACCCGCCCGGACGTCCCGACGATCATCGAGTTCGCCAAGCGGGTCGGCGCGCTGGTCGTCGTCGACGCCACCTACGCCGCGCCGTTCCTGCCGCTGGACATCAACGCGCTCGGCGCCGACGTCATGGTCGTGTCCGCCCAGGCCTGGGGCGGGCCTTCGGTGGGAGCGCTCGTCTTCCGCGACCCCGAGCTGATCGAGCGGATCGCGTCCGTCTCCCTCGACCCGGGAGCGCGCGGCGCGGCCCGGCTCGAACTCGGTCCGCACGCCTACCCGCTGCTGGCCGGGCTGATCGCGTCGATCGACTACCTCGCGGGCCTCGACGACGCCGCGTCCGGGTCGCGCCGCGAGCGGCTGGTCACCTCGCTCGGCTCGGCGAAGTCGTACCACGCCGGGCTGCTCGCCCAGCTGTCGACGGAGCTGCTGTCGCTGCGGCACATCATGGTCATCGGCAACGCGATGCGCCGCATCCCCGCGCTCGCCTTCGCCGTCGCCGGCAAGAAATCGCCCGAAGTCGCCGAGTACCTGGCGTCGCAAGGGCTGTGCGCCTTCGCCGACGACGGGGCAGCGGGCGTCTTCGCGTCACTCGGCGTCGGGGAAGTGGGCGGCGCCGTGCGGATCGGGCTCGCCCACTACTCCAACGTCTTCGAGATCAACCAGCTCGTGCGCGTCCTCGAAGAACTCCGCTAGGACTTCGCGGCCAGCAGGATCTTGCCGAACACCGAGCCTTCTTCGAGCGCGCGGTGCGCGGACGCGGCTTCGGCCATCGGCACGACCTGGCCGACGATCGGCTTGACGAGACCGTCGGCGACCAGCGGCCACAGGCGTTCCCGGACGTCGGCGACGATCGCCGCCTTTTGGTCCAGGGGCCGGAAGCGCAGGCCCGCCGCGAATACCGAAGCCCGCTTGCCGAGCAGCGTGCCGATGTTCAGCTCGCCCTTGATGCCGCCCTGCATGCCGATGATCACCAGCCGGCCGTCGGGCGCCAGCGCGTCGACGTTGCGGCCGAGGTAGGACGCGCCCATGTTGTCGAGGATGACGTTCGCGCCGCCGGTCTCCGCCTTGACGACCTCGACGAAGTCCTTTTCCTTGTAGTTGATCGCGATGTCGGCGCCGAGCTGGCGGCAGCGGTCGAGCCGGTCTTCCGAGCCCGCGGTGACGACGACGGTCGCGCCGAGCGCGTTGCCGACCTGGATGGCGTGCGTGCCGATCCCGCCGGCGCCGCCGTGGATCAGCAGCACCTCGCCCTCGGTGAGCTTCGCGTGCATCACGACGTTCGCCCACACCGTGCACGCCACCTCGGGCAGCGCGGCCGCGGTGATCAGGTCGATCTCGCCCGGCACCGGCAGCAGCTGCCCGGCCGGGACGACGGCCTTCTCCGCGTAACCGCCGCCCGCGAGCAGCGCGCAGACCTCGTCGCCGACGTTCCAGCCCTCGACGCCTTCGCCGAGTTCGGCGATCGTGCCGGAGCACTCCAGGCCGATCGTTTCGCTGGCGCCGGGCGGCGGCGGGTAGTGGCCCTGGCGCTGCAGGAGGTCCGCCCGGTTCACCGCGCTCGCCGCGACGTCCAGCAGCACTTCGCCGGGGCCGGGACGCGGGTCCGGGACCTCCGTCCACTCGAGAACGTCCGGGTCACCTGGCTCACGGATGGTGATCGCGTACATGTGTCGACTGTATACCGGCTGACGAAGTTCCCGCCGAATGACGCATTGACGTACTTCTCATTCGGAACAAAGGTGAGCAACCATGTCACTCTTCCGAAAGAGATTCCTCCCGCCGATGGCCCTGGCCGCCGGCGCGACGCTGGTGCTCGGCCTGACCCCGGCCGCCGCCGCGAACACGGTCCCCGACGGTCCCGCCCTGGCGAAGCAGCTCGTCAAGAAGGTCGACGTCAACGGCGTCAACCGGCACCTGATCGCCCTCCAGCGCATCGCCGACACCAACGGCGGCACGCGGGCGGCGAGCACCGAAGGCCACAAGAAGTCCGCCGAGTACATCGCGACCAAGCTCGAGGCGGCCGGCTTCCAGGTGACGCGCCAGGAGTTCCCGTTCACCTACTCGGAAACGCTGGCCGAAAAGCTGACCGCGGGCGGTCAGAACGTCCCGGTCATCGCGATGGAGTACACCGTCTCGACGCCCGTCGGCGGCATCACCGCACCGCTCGCCGTGGTCGCGGTCGACGACACCAGCGGCTGCGAGGCCACCGACTACACCGCCGACGTCGCCGGCAAGATCGCGCTGATCAAGCGCGGCGGCTGCTCGTTCGCGCAGAAGCAGCAGACCGCCGCGGCGGCCGGCGCGATCGGCGCGATCGTCTACAACAACACCGACGGCGACCTGAACGGGACCCTGGGGGACCCGGCCAACGCGAAGATCCCGACCGGGGGCGTGACCGCGGCCGCGGGTGCGCAGCTGGCCACCCTCGCCGGGCAGCCGGTGACCCTGGAGCTGCGCGCCTTGCAGGAGGCGCGGACCAGCTACAACGTCATCGCCGAGACCAAGACCGGCCGCAAGGACAACGTCGTGATGCTGGGGTCGCACCTCGACAGCGTCCCGGCCGGCCCGGGCATCAACGACAACGGCACCGGCTCGGCGACCCTGCTCGAGACGGCGCTGCAGCTGGGGAGCAGCCCGAAGGTCAACAACGGCGTCCGCTTCGGCTTCTGGAGTGCGGAGGAGTTCGGCCTGATCGGCTCCACCTACTACGTCGACTCACTGACCTTCGAGCAGCAGCTCGACATCGCGCTGTACCTGAACTTCGACATGATCGGCTCGCCGAACGCCGGGTACTTCGCCTACGACGGCGACAACTCCGACGGCGTCGGCGCGGGCCCCGGCCCGTACGGCTCGGCGCAGATCGAGAAGACCCTCGTCGACTACTTGCAGGCCGCGCGAGGCGTGTCCCTGGAGGGCACCGACTTCACCGGCCGCTCGGACTACGGCGAGTTCATCGCCGTCGGCATCCCGGCCGGCGGCCTGGACACCGGCGCCGAGGTCGTCAAGACCCCGGCGCAGGCGGCGAAGTGGGGCGGCACGGCCGGCATCGCGTTCGACCCGTGCTACCACCAGGCCTGCGACAACCTGGGCAACATCGACCGGGTCGCGCTGGACCGCAACGCGGACGGCGTCGCCTGGGCCCTCGGCGTCTACGCGACGAGCACCGAGAGCGTCAACGGCGTGCAGCCGGGCAAGAGCAAGGCGGCCAAGCAGAAGGCCGCCGAACGCGGTGCGCAGCGGAACTTCTCCGCGCGCGCCGTCGCCGGTCACGACCCGCACGCGCTGACCGCGTAACCACACGGAGAAGGGGCCGTCCCGCACCGGGACGGCCCCTTCTCCGCGTCTCACCCGAGGTTGCTGGCGCCGAAGGTGTCGCAGCGGGCCGGGTCGCCGGTCTGGAAGCCGGTGGTGAACCACTTCTTGCGCTGCGCGGACGTGCCGTGGGTGAACTTCGAACGGTCGACCTGGCCGCCGCCGAGGTTCTCCTGGATGTAGTCGTCGCCGATGCGGGACGCGGTGTCCAGCGCGGAGTTGATGTCGTCCTGGGTGACGTCGGTGATCAGCGGCTTGCCGCTCTCGGTCGGCGTCGTCGAGGCGTGGTTGGCCCAGACGCCGGCGTAGCAGTCGGCCTGCAGCTCCAGGCGCACCGAACCGGACGTCGGGCCGGTGCCGGTGCCCTTCTTCGACGTGCCGAGCAGGTTCTGCACGTGGTGCCCGTACTCGTGCGCGAGGACGTAGGCCTCGGTGAAGAGGCCGCCCTGCGCGCCGAAGCGGGTCTTCAGCTCGTCGAAGAAGGAAAGGTCGATGTAGACGTCGGAGTCGGCCGGGCAGTAGAACGGCCCGGTGTCCGACGTGGCGCTGCCGCAGCCGGTCCGCACGCCGCCGTTGAAGAACTTCGTCGGCGCCTTCTGGTAGGTCGAGCCGGAGCGCGCGAACTGCTGCGCCCAGTAGTCCTGGACGGAGTTCACGATCGCGACGATCGCGCAGTCGTGGTTCTTGTTGGCGTCCGCGCCGGTCTTGCACTGGCTCGACAGCTTGGTGTTGTCGACCTGCTGACCGGAGCCGACGCTGCCGAGCCCGCCGCTCAGGCCGCTGCCGCCGGGGCTCACCCCGCCGAGCTGGGAGAGCACGAAGTAGATGATCAGCCCGACGACGCCGAGTCCGCCGCCGCCGAGCGCAACGCGGCCGCCGATCCCGCCGCCGCCGCCTCCACCGCTTCCGCGCAGGTCCTGGACCTCGGAGGCATCCAGGCCGGCGTCGTCGTCGAATCTCACCCGGCGAATATAACGAGCCTGGGCGCGGCCGTCGCGCTGGCGGCCACACCCAGGCTCAGTACCGAGGTTGTGTCTTTGGTCGGCGGTTGGCCGCGAGTGGGGCCGGCGTTCAGGCGCTGTCGTCACGACTGCCGAGGTCGTGACCCGATACAGGCCCGATCGACGCCGTATGCGTGAACGCATGGAAACCCGCGCGGTGCTGTTCACAAGTCGCGCCCGGCCCGTTCGTGAGCCGTTCCGGTCGCGGGGACACAGCAGGCGGTCAACCGCGAGAATCACCCGCCACGCAACCACCTGACCTCTCCCGGCGGGGGGCCGGGCCGGCGCGTCACCGTCGTCGCGCCATACCCTGACCGACCATCCGCAGACAAGCAGAATGCGCCTTTTCCGGCCGAGTCTCAACCTTTTCGTAACCCCACCTCCGGGTGATGTTGCGACGGCATTTTTACCGGCCTGCAGTTCGGACTCGGACCGCGCGGTCCCTTGATCAGCGTTCTAGGCTGCCTTATGACCGAGGAGCGGCCTGTGCGTTGGTTGAACGATGCCGAGATGGCGGCGTGGCGCTCCTACATCGTGGCGACCTTGAAGCTGCGGCAGCGGCTGCACCGCGAACTGGCCGACCGGCACGACGTGTCGCTGACCGACTACGAAGTGCTCGTGTGCCTGGAAATGCAGACCGGTCACCGGATGCGGATGTCGGAGCTGGCCGTGCTGATGGGCTCGACGAAGAGCCGGCTGTCCCACCAGGTCGGCCGGCTCGAGGTCGCGGGCCTGGTCCGGCGCGTGCGCGACCCGGAGGACAAGCGCGGCGTCATCACGGAGCTGGCGGAAGACGGCAAGGCGCTACTGGAAAAGGCGGCGCCGACGCACGTGGAAGGGGTGCGCGAGCACCTGATCGACCTGCTGAGTCCCGTGGAACAGGCGACGATCGCCGCGGCGTTCGACCGGGTGCTGGGTCACCTGTCCGAGGCGGAGGGCTGAGCCCGGGCGCGGCTGGTTCGCGCCCGGGGCCCGGAGCGGTAGCGGTGGGATTCGAACCCACGGAGAGGTTGCCCCCTCGCATGTTTTCAAGACATGTTCCTTCGGCCGCTCGGACACGCTACCTCGCCCCACGAGGGTAGCCGACGGAGTCCGGGACACCGGGGGCCCGGCCCGGCGAGCGCGGCCGTCCCCGCGTCAGGCCTACGTCCAGCTGAGCGTCAGAGCCGCCCCTTGCGCGCGCCCCGCTTCCGCGGCCGGCCGGCGGGTCGCCGGGTCCAGCGGGTTCTCACCGATCGCCGCCACCGACGCCTCGTCCGGGGCGACCAGCGTGACCTCCGCGCCCGCCGCGCGCAGGTCGTCCAGCACCGCGAGCAGCGGTTTCTCCATCGGCAGCGGGGCATCGGGGCCCAGCGGCGAAACCACGGTGACGCGGGTGCAGCCCGTCGCGTAGTCGGCGTTCTCGGCCGAGCGGACGCCGCCGTCGACGTACCGGCGGCCGCCGATCGTCACCGCCGGCCAGACGCCGGGGACCGCGCAGCTCGCCGCCACCGCGTCCACCAGGGACACCCCGGAAGCGCGGTCGAAGCGGCGCGGCTCGCCGGTCTCCGCGTCGACCGCCACGATCACCAAGCGCTGCTCCGGCCACTCGTGCACCGGCAGGCGCGCCTCGATCACCGCGCGGCGTTCCCCTTCGGACACCGTTTCGGCCGCCAGCGCCAACCGGCCCACCGCGCGCCGGACCTCGGCCGGCGATGTCGAGCCGGTGACCGCGCCGCCGAATTCGGCCGCGAACTTCTCGAAGTCGATCTCGGCCGGGATCTCCGGGGTGTGGCGCGCCGGGTCGGCCTGGCGCGCGTACAGCTCGTCGAGCGGAGTACCGCTCGTCACCTGCGCGGCGACCACCGACCCCGCCGACGTCCCGACCAGCAGGTCCGCGCCCGTCAGGTCCTGGCCGTGCGCGGCCAGCCCGGCCAGCAGCCCCGTCGTCCACGCGATCCCGGCGACCCCGCCGCCACCCAGTACCAAACCCTGTCCGCCCATGCGGCCAGCCTATCGGCGGGGTCCGACAGTTTCAGGGGCGCTTGAGCGCCTGAGCCGCCATCCGCGCCCGGACCTCGGGGCGGCGCAACGGCGGGATCGTCGCCGGCGGCTGACGGCGTTCGGGCAGCTGTTCCAGCAGCCGCGCGGTGATCTCGGTGATCTCGGCGACCGCCGCTTCGAACGGCTCGCGCGTGGCGTCCGACAGCGACTGCACGCCGGTCACCTTGCGCACGTACTGGCGAGCCGCGGCCTCGATCTCCTCGCCCGTCGCGGACGGCTGAAGCCCTCTGAGGGTGGTGATGTTTCGGCACATGCCGCCCAGGGTACGACTCTTCGGACCTTCCGATCACACGGTCGGGTAGGCCCGGCCCCGGCGCGTTGACGCCGGTTCCCGCCGTTGGGCAGTGTCGGGGAAGTGCCTCTCAGACCGCGTCCCTTCCGATCCGCCCGCCCCGAACCCGTGATCGCCCAAGAAGAAATCCCCGAAACCCCGATCCCGGAACAGGCCTGGCCGCGCGTGCGGGCCGACGAGCTGGTCACCCTCGTGGCACACGTCTTCGCCGCCCACGGCTTTCCCGAAGCACGGGCCCGCATCGCGGCGGAAGCCCTGTGCCACGGCGACCTGACCGGTTCACCGGAGACCGGCGTCGCCGACCTGACCCGGATCCACCTGCCGATGCTGAAGACCGGGCACGTCGTGCCGCACGCCGAGCCGCTGATGATCGCCGACCGCGGCGCCGCCGCGCTGATCGACTACCGCCGCGCGTCCGGCCTCTGGGCGGTCGGCGACGCGATGGACCGGGCGGTGACGCGGGCCGGCCGCTTCGGCGTAGGGCTCGTCTCGCTGCGCGGCGTCGGCCCCTTCGGCCGGGCCGGGCACCACGCCGCGCGGGCCCTGCCGCACGCGATGATCGGGCTGGTGCTCGCCGCCGGCGGCGAACCCGGCCAGCCGATGAACCCCCTGGGCATGGCCGCGCCCGGCGGCGCGTACCCCGAGTTCGTCTTCGACATGGACCGCTCCGGCTCGGAAGGTGCCGGGCTGACGCTGCTGGTCGAGGTCCTCGCCGGAGTGCTCTCCGGCGTCGCCGACCACGAGCACGACACGGGCCTGCTGGTGCTCGCGATCGCACCGACGACGCTGCGCAGCGCCGACGGCTTCTACCGCGCGGCCAGCGCGCTGTTCGGCAGCATGCTCGGCTGGGACGGCGGCGCGCCGATCCGCTACCCCGGCTGGCGCGAGGCCCAGCACCTGGAGCAGTGCCGGGCTCTGGGGGTGCCCCTGTCCGGCCCGGTGCGCCGGGAGCTGGACGCGCTGGCCGCGTCGATCGGCCTGCCGCCGCTGACCAGCGTGGGCTAGCGCACGAGGATGACCTTGCCGCGGTTGCCGCCGACCGCCACGACGTCGCCGTCGGTCAGCTGGCGGCCGCGGCGGGTCTCCACCTCGTCGTTGACCGTGACCTCCTCCGCGTCGATCAGGTCCTTCGCGTGGGAGCCGTCTTCGGCGAGGCCGGCCAGCTTGAGGAACTGGCCGAGCCGGATCGGCTCGCCGGTGATGGGTACGTCGACGGGATCACTCATACGCGCATCATGCCCGGGCCGTCGTCTGCCGGTAGAGGGCCTGGACGTCCGTGTCGAAGTAGCTCGAATACGACGTGTCCGGGTCGTCGCCGCCGTACTCGAAGCCGCCGATGACGCCGATGACCGTGCCGAGCCGGGTCTTCGGGTCGGGCGCGGTCACCCACGGGCCGCCGCTGGTGCCCGTCGGGAAGCCGGCGCAGTCCACCTTCAGCTGGTACGTGTCCTGGCGGGTCGTCGTGTTCCGGCAGACCGCCGGGGCCTCGGAGTCGTCCGGGTAACCGGTGAGCGTGATGGCCTGCTCGAACTCGGTGCCGGTCGCGAGGGTGTTCGCCCCGACCAGGCTTTCCAGGGTCTTCGTGGCGCCCGCCTGGTGCGCGGTGGCGAAGCCGACATCGAGGTCCTGGTCCGACGACGTCGCCCAGCCGGGCGCGACGAGCTCGTCGGACACCGTCCAGTAGCCGAACGGCGCGACGCCGTCGTGGTAGGCGGGCGCGAACGTGACGCCGGTGAGGTAGCCGCCGCCCTCGCCGTCGTGGATGCAGTGGGCCGCGGTCAGCAGCACGTCGCCCTGGTCGCTGTGGACGACGCTGGCGGTGCAGTAGTGCGACCCGTCGAGGAACAGCGCGCCG includes the following:
- a CDS encoding PseG/SpsG family protein: MRLLLRADASASIGAGHVARMVAYAERAVARGFSVAFSGRVDNAEWLASRFDELGVARVSFDASGFDAVVVDHYGLGDLREEVNAAGAQLVSIEDDVFGRRPADIVVDSGFAVSARPDDGSDVLLRGIAYAPLRDVVRATRRVPSGPPPRVTVALGGGDQWASTVGLLLRALRDTELPFAADVLVRGEPSLPALLPGQSIRVSPPSPALLELFATTDVAVSAAGVTFVELCCLGVPTAAVRLVDNQEPGYRAAVELGLTAGLGPAESLAERLPSVTAVLRSLLSDPALRERLSAAASSTVDGRGVDRVLDRLESRTGSVRDASYR
- a CDS encoding M28 family metallopeptidase, with protein sequence MSLFRKRFLPPMALAAGATLVLGLTPAAAANTVPDGPALAKQLVKKVDVNGVNRHLIALQRIADTNGGTRAASTEGHKKSAEYIATKLEAAGFQVTRQEFPFTYSETLAEKLTAGGQNVPVIAMEYTVSTPVGGITAPLAVVAVDDTSGCEATDYTADVAGKIALIKRGGCSFAQKQQTAAAAGAIGAIVYNNTDGDLNGTLGDPANAKIPTGGVTAAAGAQLATLAGQPVTLELRALQEARTSYNVIAETKTGRKDNVVMLGSHLDSVPAGPGINDNGTGSATLLETALQLGSSPKVNNGVRFGFWSAEEFGLIGSTYYVDSLTFEQQLDIALYLNFDMIGSPNAGYFAYDGDNSDGVGAGPGPYGSAQIEKTLVDYLQAARGVSLEGTDFTGRSDYGEFIAVGIPAGGLDTGAEVVKTPAQAAKWGGTAGIAFDPCYHQACDNLGNIDRVALDRNADGVAWALGVYATSTESVNGVQPGKSKAAKQKAAERGAQRNFSARAVAGHDPHALTA
- a CDS encoding NAD(P)H-quinone oxidoreductase; the encoded protein is MYAITIREPGDPDVLEWTEVPDPRPGPGEVLLDVAASAVNRADLLQRQGHYPPPPGASETIGLECSGTIAELGEGVEGWNVGDEVCALLAGGGYAEKAVVPAGQLLPVPGEIDLITAAALPEVACTVWANVVMHAKLTEGEVLLIHGGAGGIGTHAIQVGNALGATVVVTAGSEDRLDRCRQLGADIAINYKEKDFVEVVKAETGGANVILDNMGASYLGRNVDALAPDGRLVIIGMQGGIKGELNIGTLLGKRASVFAAGLRFRPLDQKAAIVADVRERLWPLVADGLVKPIVGQVVPMAEAASAHRALEEGSVFGKILLAAKS
- a CDS encoding bacterial proteasome activator family protein, producing MEHMTEPNFTAGDPDQESSPHVVVVGSDGSPVDGAEHAEAVGELIEEPAKVMRIGTMIKQLLEEVRAAPLDDASRTRVREIHQTSVKELAASLAPELQDELERLVRPFTDDSTPSDAELRIAQAQLVGWLEGLFSGIQTALFAQQMAARVQLEQMRRGLPAGPSAAGHGPEGHGPGISGTGQYL
- a CDS encoding cytidylyltransferase domain-containing protein; its protein translation is MSPMCAAPVVNAVIQARSTSTRLPGKVLRPLGGRSVLGWVVRAAAAAPGVDQVVVATSSDASDDDVASEAARCGALVVRGPLDDVLERFAVAVREHPADAVIRLTADCPLLDPSLIGQLVTLWRAQPSLDYVSTTLVRTLPRGFDAELVRAAVLLEQVSSATGAHREHVTSGIYSQPTRYSCSGVVVSPAADDLRVTLDTAEDWAVLEALVAELGDGVGDWRAVVALLRSRPELVALNAHVEQKKVGS
- the ypfJ gene encoding KPN_02809 family neutral zinc metallopeptidase, producing the protein MRFDDDAGLDASEVQDLRGSGGGGGGGIGGRVALGGGGLGVVGLIIYFVLSQLGGVSPGGSGLSGGLGSVGSGQQVDNTKLSSQCKTGADANKNHDCAIVAIVNSVQDYWAQQFARSGSTYQKAPTKFFNGGVRTGCGSATSDTGPFYCPADSDVYIDLSFFDELKTRFGAQGGLFTEAYVLAHEYGHHVQNLLGTSKKGTGTGPTSGSVRLELQADCYAGVWANHASTTPTESGKPLITDVTQDDINSALDTASRIGDDYIQENLGGGQVDRSKFTHGTSAQRKKWFTTGFQTGDPARCDTFGASNLG
- a CDS encoding cysteine desulfurase-like protein — protein: MAFDVARIRGLFPALGDGWIHFDGAAGMLVPEQVASAVSTAMRAPVSGPGGAFPASQRAESIVTAARRAVADLVGADPAGVVLGPSSPVMLRRLCDALAERWTIGDEVVVSRLDEQANLAPWQRAAKRVGAVVRWGEIDIETCELPAWQYEQLVSARTKAVAVTLASGSVGTRPDVPTIIEFAKRVGALVVVDATYAAPFLPLDINALGADVMVVSAQAWGGPSVGALVFRDPELIERIASVSLDPGARGAARLELGPHAYPLLAGLIASIDYLAGLDDAASGSRRERLVTSLGSAKSYHAGLLAQLSTELLSLRHIMVIGNAMRRIPALAFAVAGKKSPEVAEYLASQGLCAFADDGAAGVFASLGVGEVGGAVRIGLAHYSNVFEINQLVRVLEELR
- a CDS encoding epoxide hydrolase family protein — translated: MTITPFRVDIPQADLDDLRARLANTRWPDQPADAGWRLGAPVDYVRELAEYWRTGFDWRAQEERINGFPQFTTTIDGTKVHFLHVVSPEPSATPVLLTHGWPGSIVEFLDIIGPLTDPRAYGGDPASALTVVVPSIPGYGFSGPTPTPDWGPDRIARAFATLMTRLGYERFGAHGGDWGATISRELAVQFPSRLLGIHVTMLASAVVRTPSDLAELPDQEAGRRSLEKGQAFSASGTGYAIIQATKPQTLAYGLHDSPAGQLAWIAEKFRSFSNTATDLIDRDDLLADVSIYWFTETANSSARLYAALSGGWGAPPAPNTVPTGVAVFPDDIGLPIRALAERTDKIVHWTEFPRGGHFPALEEPDALIGDIRKFFTELRP